The Tripterygium wilfordii isolate XIE 37 chromosome 5, ASM1340144v1, whole genome shotgun sequence genome window below encodes:
- the LOC119999011 gene encoding WEB family protein At1g12150-like has protein sequence MVNVRIKELPKAQGSPRTEVGEIDTRAPFQSVKAAVSLFGEVALSRRKPNVRRSKSSENVIDKETQLLLAQKQFNKIKQKLGSAQTTRVRALTELQWAKRTMEDLTNRLETVSESKKSAIEATEAVKRKGKLLEEQKSQKHLGNVVRKHELQQAREQYLATAAELDAAKQDLNKIRQDFDSALEAKSAAFQQAAEAQRSANMNAEKVSEVSKEISAMNESVQQLKLASQQAEREQVKIAAEKETRIQTCKAGKDEAEKQLLSLKNEYDPDLSVTIEAKLAEINADIEVLQEEMKNAHASEMGSVRGVTTELNEATRTLQEVTEEESSLQSLVSSLKLELENVKRKHAEFQEKLAAAEEKETDQLLLVAENARREAEELQGTTEELKHEAETARSRTAEAEAKLQLALQEAEVARESEKRVHDGIKVLSETQPTPRPDSPAKIKISREEFESLKGKMEESSNLAEMKVAAVMVQLEIINANKDEAEDKLEAGLKAIEEIKEATDIALKAAENASAAQRMVEGELQKWCEEEETVA, from the exons ATGGTGAACGTACGAATAAAAGAGCTACCAAAGGCTCAAGGATCGCCAAGGACGGAGGTAGGAGAGATCGACACCAGGGCGCCATTTCAATCTGTAAAAGCTGCTGTCAGTTTATTCGGGGAAGTTGCTTTAAGTAGGAGGAAGCCTAACGTCAGGAGATCAAAATCTTCAGAG AATGTGATAGACAAGGAGACACAACTTCTCTTGGCCCAAAAACAATTCAACAAGATTAAGCAAAAGCTTGGGAGTGCTCAAACTACCAGAGTTCGAGCACTTACTGAACTCCAATGGGCAAAAAGAACCATGGAAGACTTGACTAACAGGCTTGAAACTGTAAGTGAGTCCAAGAAATCTGCCATTGAGGCTACGGAGGCTGTGAAGAGAAAGGGAAAACTACTAGAAGAGCAAAAATCTCAGAAACACTTGGGAAACGTGGTTCGGAAACATGAATTGCAGCAAGCAAGAGAGCAGTACTTGGCCACTGCTGCTGAGCTTGATGCAGCAAAGCAAGATCTCAATAAAATCCGGCAGGATTTTGATTCAGCTTTGGAAGCAAAATCCGCTGCATTTCAACAAGCTGCAGAAGCACAACGTTCGGCTAATATGAACGCGGAGAAGGTTAGTGAAGTTTCAAAGGAAATCTCTGCAATGAATGAATCTGTTCAACAATTAAAGCTCGCCTCTCAACAAGCTGAACGAGAGCAGGTGAAGATTGCTGCCGAAAAAGAAACTCGAATTCAAACTTGTAAAGCCGGCAAGGATGAAGCAGAAAAACAGCTGCTATCTTTGAAGAATGAATATGATCCTGATCTGAGCGTAACCATTGAAGCAAAGCTCGCAGAAATAAATGCTGATATTGAAGTTCTACAGGAGGAGATGAAAAATGCTCATGCCTCCGAAATGGGTTCTGTGAGAGGGGTAACCACAGAGCTCAATGAGGCCACAAGGACATTGCAAGAAGTTACAGAAGAAGAAAGCTCTCTCCAAAGCTTGGTGAGTTCTCTTAAGCTTGAATTGGAGAATGTGAAGAGGAAACATGCCGAATTTCAGGAGAAGCTAGCGGctgcagaagaaaaagaaacggaTCAGCTATTATTGGTAGCTGAAAATGCACGCCGGGAAGCTGAAGAGCTGCAGGGTACTACTGAAGAGCTCAAGCACGAAGCTGAAACTGCACGAAGCAGAACAGCGGAAGCAGAAGCAAAGCTGCAACTTGCATTACAAGAGGCTGAAGTGGCGAGAGAGTCAGAGAAGAGAGTCCACGATGGGATTAAGGTCTTGAGCGAAACACAACCAACGCCACGGCCAGATTCTCCTGCCAAGATTAAGATTTCAAGGGAGGAGTTCGAATCTTTGAAGGGAAAAATGGAGGAATCCAGCAATTTAGCAGAAATGAAAGTTGCTGCTGTGATGGTACAACTAGAGATAATCAATGCAAACAAAGACGAAGCAGAAGATAAATTAGAGGCAGGTTTGAAAGCAATAGAGGAAATAAAGGAAGCAACAGACATCGCTTTGAAGGCGGCTGAGAACGCCTCAGCTGCACAACGTATGGTTGAAGGTGAACTCCAGAAATGGTGTGAAGAAGAGGAAACAGTAGCTTAA
- the LOC119999116 gene encoding uncharacterized protein LOC119999116 — protein MPSSSFNLFMQNKNPKPRSSSSTSRAGTDDSDIIKAAAWAWYQHGSGSEAKIIREFDVFRPHRPPRPSRYKLEAMRTHHSISQSLTPSPIHTPNRNSLLDKFEIESISKRLDSLIESSKFDGGGAYVKKKEKKKKKKPIAKGFWPRHAVMCGAKEDMVNTAAYQRPVRFVPLATSKPRATHDRKS, from the coding sequence ATGCCATCTTCATCCTTCAACTTGTTCATGCAAAACAAGAACCCGAAAccaagatcatcatcatcaacatctcGTGCCGGCACCGACGATTCCGACATCATAAAAGCAGCTGCATGGGCATGGTACCAACATGGTTCTGGCTCTGAAGCTAAGATTATAAGAGAGTTTGATGTTTTCAGGCCTCATCGACCTCCTCGGCCGTCGCGGTACAAGCTAGAGGCCATGAGAACTCATCATTCAATCTCACAATCACTAACGCCAAGTCCAATCCACACCCCCAACAGAAATTCTCTTCTAGATAAGTTTGAAATTGAGAGCATCTCCAAGAGACTGGATTCTCTTATTGAGTCTAGTAAATTTGATGGTGGTGGTGCTTATgtaaagaagaaggagaaaaagaagaagaagaagccaatagctaAAGGGTTTTGGCCAAGGCATGCGGTGATGTGTGGTGCCAAGGAAGATATGGTGAATACGGCAGCGTATCAGCGTCCGGTGAGGTTTGTTCCGTTGGCTACCTCTAAGCCACGGGCCACCCATGACCGGAAAAGTTAG
- the LOC119998523 gene encoding uncharacterized protein LOC119998523, producing the protein MAYATVVSISFWKSINFCLLVFRPLVKVLRLVDSDIPSMPWLYGERQATIKEIKEDVCSGLEKNYKSIINIIESKSKGRLDFSLHLVGYLLNTYYFAKNMVDIGDDATIMEAFLDCVEKFFPDDLSTQGIVSDDELIKYKKLEGMFGRKQSIFAYESKCVNEFNPTGWWSNYGDSTPNLKKMAIRILSLTTSSSGCERNWSTFEGVRTKKRNRLGLERLSHLVYVQFNAKLLYKKQRVSNAKDVIQADNCTKA; encoded by the exons ATGGCATATGCAACAGTTGTTAGCATCTCCTTTTGGAAGTCCATAAACTTTTGCTTGCTTGTTTTTCGTCCATTGGTGAAAGTACTTCGGCTTGTTGATAGTGACATACCATCTATGCCATGGTTGTATGGAGAACGTCAAGCAACGATAAAAGAGATCAAGGAAGACGTATGTAGTGGACTTGAAAAGAATTATAAATCGATAATTAACATAATTGAGAGTAAATCCAAAGGAAGACTTGATTTCTCTTTGCACTTAGTGGGTTACTTGCTTAATACGTACTACTTTGCAAAGAATATGGTGGATATAGGAGATGATGCAACTATAATGGAAGCATTTCTCGATTGTGTGGAGAAGTTCTTCCCCGATGATTTGTCCACTCAAGGGATAGTGTCTGACGATGAATTgataaaatataagaaattggAGGGAATGTTTGGAAGAAAACAATCCATTTTTGCTTATGAAAGTAAATGTGTCAATGAGTTCAATCCCA CTGGGTGGTGGAGTAACTATGGTGATAGTACACCAAACTTGAAGAAGATGGCAATTAGGATTCTCTCATTGACCACAAGTTCATCGGGTTGTGAAAGAAATTGGAGTACATTCGAAGGG GTGCgcactaaaaagaggaataGACTTGGCTTGGAAAGATTGAGTCACTTGGTGTATGTTCAATTCAATGCAAAACTTCTCTACAAGAAGCAAAGAGTGAGTAATGCTAAAGATGTCATTCAAGCAGATAATTGTACTAAAGCTTAA
- the LOC119998185 gene encoding glutamine synthetase nodule isozyme, whose product MSLLSDLINLNLSDSTDKIIAEYIWIGGSGLDLRSKARTIPGPVSDPSKLPKWNYDGSSTGQAPGEDSEVILYPQAIFKDPFRRGNNILVMCDAYTPAGDPIPTNKRCAASKIFSHPDVVAEVPWYGIEQEYTLLQKDVKWPIGWPIGGYPGPQGPYYCAAGADKAFGRDIVDSHYKACLYAGINISGINGEVMPGQWEFQVGPSVGISAGDELWVARYILERITEIAGVVLSFDPKPIQGDWNGAGAHTNYSTESMRSDGGYEVIKKAIEKLGLRHKEHIAAYGEGNERRLTGRHETADINTFLWGVANRGASIRVGRDTEKAGKGYFEDRRPASNMDPYIVTSMIAETTILWKP is encoded by the exons ATGTCGCTGCTTTCAGATCTCATCAACCTCAATCTCTCAGATTCCACTGACAAGATCATCGCTGAGTACATATG GATCGGTGGCTCGGGTTTGGACCTGCGAAGCAAAGCAAGG ACTATTCCTGGACCAGTTAGCGATCCTTCAAAGCTTCCCAAGTGGAATTATGATGGTTCTAGCACGGGACAGGCACCGGGAGAAGATAGTGAAGTGATCTTATA TCCTCAGGCCATTTTCAAGGATCCATTTAGGAGGGGAAACAATATACTT GTTATGTGTGATGCTTACACTCCAGCCGGAGATCCGATCCCGACCAACAAGAGATGTGCTGCTTCTAAGATATTCAGCCATCCTGATGTTGTCGCTGAAGTACCTTG GTATGGTATTGAACAAGAGTACACTTTGCTGCAAAAAGATGTCAAGTGGCCTATTGGATGGCCGATTGGTGGCTATCCTGGTCCACAG GGTCCGTACTATTGTGCTGCTGGAGCTGACAAAGCCTTTGGGAGAGACATTGTGGACTCCCACTACAAGGCCTGTCTCTACGCAGGCATCAACATAAGTGGGATAAACGGAGAAGTGATGCCAGGCCAA TGGGAATTTCAAGTTGGCCCTTCTGTTGGTATTTCTGCCGGTGATGAGTTGTGGGTTGCTCGTTACATTTTGGAG AGGATCACTGAGATTGCTGGGGTGGTGCTCTCCTTCGATCCCAAGCCAATTCAG GGTGATTGGAATGGAGCTGGTGCACACACTAATTACAG CACTGAGTCTATGAGAAGCGATGGAGGCTATGAGGTCATCAAGAAAGCAATTGAAAAACTAGGACTGAGGCATAAAGAACACATTGCTGCATATGGAGAAGGAAATGAACGTCGCCTCACAGGACGACATGAAACAGCTGACATCAACACTTTCCTATGG GGAGTTGCAAACCGTGGGGCATCTATCAGGGTTGGCCGAGACACAGAGAAGGCCGGGAAGGGGTACTTTGAGGACAGGAGGCCCGCTTCTAACATGGATCCATACATCGTGACATCCATGATTGCAGAAACCACTATCCTCTGGAAACCATGA
- the LOC119998184 gene encoding uncharacterized protein LOC119998184, which produces MVLRQATFQFLRRIRPSSSYTSRQITGNALPNSLSNKLKFSCKLDRGSNTRRKNCWNPSLWIVLAGQAATIIGVNANFAIAEDASIESGSENHSEGANSGLRKIEDGSIISNSHTSKWRIFTDNGREFFLQGKLEQAEQFFSSALQEAKEGFGEKDPHVASACNNLAELYRVKKEFEKAEPLYLEAINILEESFGPEDIRVGAAFHNLGQFYLMQRKLEKALLCYERALKIKGRVLGHAHHDYAETMYHLGTVLHLQGRDKNAEALILDSIQILEEGGEGYSTLCIKRMRYLAQIYLKSNRLAEAENVQRKILHIMEISKGWDSLDTVIAAERQALTLEAIGNLDEAQELLERCLHARKSLLPEDHIQIGGNMLHIARVVMLKANKLSKMQTSEAIAELDKANDLLYNAYRIAWQVLNKVAKQKGNGQIYGAPGEARRDGHAALVILLQSLDTLGLVEINKQELKAPVEKHSTGNEAENALLNCISAYKEFANQRLISDHPDVKAQYLSCLKRLSSLINNGVRQSRKHTLQELKDEIQRVEGEVSSQRKKKQ; this is translated from the exons ATGGTTCTGCGACAAGCAACATTTCAATTCCTTCGGAGAATCCGTCCTTCTTCTTCCTATACTTCTCGTCAAATAACTGGCAATGCTTTGCCTAATTCACTTTCCA ATAAACTGAAGTTCTCCTGCAAACTTGACCGTGGATCTAACACTAGGAGAAAAAATTGCTGGAACCCTAGTTTATGGATTGTTTTAGCTGGGCAAGCTG CTACAATTATCGGAGTAAATGCCAACTTTGCTATAGCAGAAGATGCATCAATTGAGTCTGGTTCTGAAAATCACTCCGAAGGAGCTAACTCTGGACTACGTAAGATTGAAGATGGCTCtataatatcaaattcacatacttcaaagtggagaattttTACAGATAATGGGAGGGAGTTTTTCTTGCAG GGAAAACTGGAACAAGCCGAACAATTTTTTTCCTCTGCCCTACAAGAAGCTAAAGAAGGTTTTGGGGAGAAGGATCCTCATGTTGCATCTGCATGCAACAATTTG GCAGAGCTCTATAGAGTTAAGAAGGAATTTGAGAAAGCAGAACCTTTGTATTTGGAAGCCATCAACATACTTGAAGAATCGTTTGGTCCTGAAGATATACG TGTGGGTGCTGCGTTTCACAATCTTGGACAGTTTTACCTTATGCAACGGAAACTCGAAAAAGCTCTTCTTTGCTATGAG CGTGCCTTGAAG ATAAAGGGACGTGTTTTAGGACATGCCCATCACGACTATGCCGAGACAATGTATCATCTTGGAACG GTATTACATCTCCAAGGAAGGGACAAGAATGCGGAAGCCCTCATTCTGGATTCTATACAGATACTAGAG GAAGGCGGCGAAGGGTActcaactctttgcatcaaGAGAATGCGATATCTTGCTCAG ATATATTTAAAATCCAATCGTTTGGCAGAGGCTGAGAATGTACAGAGAAAGATTCTGCATATCATGGAAATATCAAAG GGGTGGGACTCTTTGGACACTGTAATTGCTGCTGAAAGACAGGCATTAACATTAGAAGCAATTGGGAACTTGGATGAAGCACAGGAACTTCTTGAGAG GTGTCTTCATGCTCGCAAAAGTTTGCTTCCTGAAGACCACATCCAG ATTGGTGGAAACATGCTTCACATTGCTCGTGTGGTAATGCTGAAAGCCAACAAATTAAGCAAGATGCAAACTTCCGAAGCAATTGCTGAGCTTGATAAGGCAAATGATCTGTTGTACAATGCATATAG GATTGCCTGGCAGGTTCTGAATAAAGTGGCAAAACAGAAAGGCAATGGCCAAATTTATGGAGCACCTGGAGAAGCTAGAAGGGATGGCCATGCGGCACTGGTCATACTG TTGCAATCACTTGATACTCTTGGGCTCGTGGAGATCAATAAGCAAGAATTGAAAGCGCCAGTG GAAAAGCATTCGACTGgcaatgaagctgaaaatgcacTTTTGAATTGCATATCTGCCTACAAAGAG TTTGCAAATCAAAGGTTAATTTCTGACCACCCCGACGTAAAGGCTCAGTATCTTTCGTGTTTGAAGCGTCTTTCAAGCTTGATCAATAATGGGGTCCGACAGTCTAGAAAACACACTTTACAAGAGCTGAAAGATGAAATCCAGCGCGTTGAAGGTGAAGTTTCTTCtcaaaggaaaaagaaacagTAA